One segment of Panicum virgatum strain AP13 chromosome 1K, P.virgatum_v5, whole genome shotgun sequence DNA contains the following:
- the LOC120703663 gene encoding 40S ribosomal protein S14-like yields the protein MSGRKKTREPKEENVTLGPAVREGEYVFGVAHIFASFNDTFIHVTDLSGRETLVRITGGMKVKADRDESSPYAAMLASQDVAQRCKELGITALHIKLRATGGNKTKSPGPGAQSALRALARSGMKIGRIEDVTPVPTDSTRRKGGRRGRRL from the exons atg TCCGGGAGGAAGAAGACTCGGGAGCCCAAGGAGGAGAACGTGACGCTCGGCCCCGCCGTCCGCGAGGGGGAGTACGTCTTCGGCGTCGCCCACATCTTCGCCTCCTTCAACGACACCTTCATC CATGTGACGGATCTGTCTGGGAGGGAAACGCTCGTCCGCATCACTG GTGGCATGAAGGTTAAAGCTGACCGTGATGAGTCATCACCTTATGCTGCTATGCTTGCCTCACAGGATGTTGCTCAAAGATGCAAG GAGCTTGGGATTACTGCTCTGCACATTAAGCTCCGTGCTACTGGTGGAAACAAGACCAAATCTCCAGGTCCTGGTGCTCAGTCTGCCCTTAGAGCTCTCGCTCGATCTGGCATGAAGATTGGTCGTATTG AGGATGTCACCCCAGTCCCAACCGACAGCACACGCAGAAAGGGTGGCAGAAGGGGAAGGAGGCTGTAA
- the LOC120703669 gene encoding protein ORANGE-LIKE, chloroplastic-like — MSCLAAPAAVPPAERAVLLLVAAAPSRARPRGRGMMHCAARGAAWGGARCSRRQLVLRRCSPVGESMVAGDGAPSSFCIIEGPETIEDFVKMQSQEIQDNINSRRNKIFLLMEEVRRLRVQQRIRTAESKGDSSEENEMPEIPSTIPFMPHASAKTMKQLYMTSFSVISGIIIFGGLIAPVLELKLGLGGTSYEDFIRTLHLPLQLSQVDPIVASFSGGAVGVISALMLVEVRNVRQQEKKRCTYCHGTGYLPCARCSASGMLLSTKPFSLTGNNMWSTNGRCQNCSGAGKVMCPTCLCTGMAMASEHDPRIDPFD; from the exons ATgtcctgcctcgccgcgccggcggcggtcccGCCCGCGGAGAGGGCTGTGCTCCTGCTCGTagcggcggcgccctcgcgcGCCCGTCCTCGGGGCCGGGGAATGATGCACTGCGCGGCGCGTGGGGCGGCGTGGGGAGGAGCCCGGTGCAGCCGGCGGCAGCTGGTTCTGCGGCGGTGCTCCCCAGTCGGCGAGTCCATGGTGGCCGGGGATGGCGCCCCCTCCAG CTTTTGCATAATTGAAGGTCCGGAAACAATCGAGGACTTTGTAAAGATGCAATCCCAAGAGATTCAAGACAACATCAACAGCCGCCGCAACAAAATTTTCCTTCTAATGGAAGAG GTTAGACGATTGCGAGTGCAGCAGCGAATCCGAACTGCTGAAAGCAAAGGTGACAGCAGTGAAGAAAATGAGATGCCTGAGATTCCATCGACTATTCCATTTATGCCTCATGCG TCAGCAAAGACAATGAAGCAACTGTATATGACATCATTCTCTGTCATTTCTGGGATAATCATTTTTGGAGGCTTGATAGCCCCAGTA CTTGAACTGAAATTAGGGCTTGGTGGTACATCTTATGAAGATTTTATACGGACCTTGCACTTGCCTCTTCAATTGAG TCAGGTAGACCCCATAGTGGCATCCTTTTCAGGTGGCGCGGTCGGTGTTATCTCAGCTTTAATGTTGGTTGAAGTGAGAAACGTCAGGCAACAAGAGAAGAAAAGATGCACATATTGCCATGGAACTG GATACTTGCCATGTGCTCGCTGTTCTGCTAGCGGAATGTTATTGAGCACAAAGCCCTTTTCACTAACAGGGAATAATATGTGGTCAACAAATGGAAGGTGTCAGAATTGTTCAGGGGCTGGAAAG GTGATGTGCCCGACATGCTTGTGCACAGGAATGGCGATGGCAAGCGAGCATGATCCACGGATAGACCCCTTTGATTAG